A stretch of Prunus dulcis chromosome 6, ALMONDv2, whole genome shotgun sequence DNA encodes these proteins:
- the LOC117629878 gene encoding importin subunit alpha-2-like — translation MSLRPNARAEVRRNRYKVAVDAEEGRRRREDNMVEIRKNRREESLQKKRREGLQPPQMSSNLHSSGLEKKLEHLPSMVAGVWSDESSLQLEATTQFRKLLSIERSPPIEEVIQSGVVPRFVEFLMREDFPQLQFEAAWALTNIASGTSENTKVVIDHGAVPIFVKLLSSPSDDVREQAVWALGNVAGDSPRCRDLVLGNGALIPLLSQLNEHAKLSMLRNATWTLSNFCRGKPQPPFDQVKPALPALARLIHSNDEEVLTDACWALSYLSDGTNDKIQAVIESGVCPRLVELLLHPSPSVLIPALRTVGNIVTGDDMQTQVIIQHQALPCLLTLLTNNYKKSIKKEACWTISNITAGNKDQIKAVIDAGIIGPLVSLLQGAEFDIKKEAAWAISNATSGGSHEQIKILVDQGCIKPLCDLLICPDPRIVTVCLEGLENILKVGEAEKNLGTTGGVNLYAQAIDDAEGLEKIENLQSHDNTEIYEKAVKILETYWVEDEDETMPPGDASQTGFNFGGNGMPTVPSGGFNFS, via the exons ATGTCGTTGAGGCCGAACGCGAGGGCGGAGGTCCGCCGGAACAGGTATAAGGTGGCCGTGGACGCGGAGGAGGGTCGTCGGCGGAGGGAGGACAACATGGTGGAGATCAGGAAGAATCGCAGAGAAGAAAGCCTCCAGAAGAAACGTCGCGAGGGCCTTCAGCCTCCGCAAATGTCCTCTAATCTTCACTCCTCCGGCCTAGAGAAGAAG cTAGAGCATCTACCATCTATGGTTGCTGGTGTTTGGAGTGATGAGAGCAGTCTGCAGCTTGAGGCAACTACTCAATTTAGGAAGTTGCTTTCAATTG AACGTAGCCCTCCGATTGAGGAAGTCATACAATCGGGTGTTGTTCCTCGCTTTGTTGAGTTTCTAATGAGGGAGGATTTTCCACAACTTCAG TTTGAGGCAGCTTGGGCTCTGACAAACATTGCTTCTGGGACATCTGAGAACACTAAGGTGGTGATTGATCATGGAGCTGTTCCAATATTTGTGAAACTGCTTAGTTCTCCAAGTGATGATGTCCGTGAGCAG GCTGTCTGGGCATTGGGAAATGTTGCTGGTGATTCCCCTAGATGCCGTGATCTTGTACTCGGCAATGGGGCTTTGATTCCATTACTTTCACAGCTGAATGAGCATGCAAAGCTCTCTATGCTGAGAAATGCTACTTGGACACTCTCAAACTTTTGCAGGGGCAAACCACAGCCTCCATTTGACCAG gtTAAGCCTGCCCTGCCAGCTCTTGCACGTTTGATTCATTCAAACGACGAAGAAGTATTGACCGATGCCTGCTGGGCTCTGTCTTATCTTTCTGATGGTACAAATGACAAAATCCAAGCTGTTATTGAATCTGGAGTATGCCCCAGGCTTGTTGAGCTTTTACT TCATCCATCTCCTTCAGTTCTCATTCCTGCCCTCCGCACAGTCGGAAATATTGTTACTGGAGATGATATGCAAACTCAG GTTATCATCCAACATCAAGCTCTTCCTTGCCTGCTGACCCTTTTGactaataattataaaaagagCATCAAGAAGGAAGCTTGCTGGACTATTTCAAATATCACAGCCGGAAACAAGGATCAGATTAAG GCTGTAATTGATGCTGGTATAATCGGTCCTCTTGTTAGTCTGCTTCAAGGTGCTGAGTTTGATATAAAGAAAGAGGCTGCTTGGGCAATCTCAAATGCTACATCTGGTGGTTCTCATGAGCAGATAAA GATCCTAGTAGATCAAGGGTGTATCAAGCCATTGTGTGATCTTCTTATCTGCCCCGATCCTAGAATTGTTACGGTTTGCTTAGAAGGCCTGGAGAACATATTGAAGGTTGGAGAAGCTGAGAAGAACTTGGGCACTACTGGAGGTGTAAATCTCTATGCTCAGGCAATTGATGATGCAGAAGGGTTAGAGAAAATTGAGAATCTACAGAGTCATGACAACACTGAGATTTATGAGAAAGCAGTAAAGATTCTTGAGACATATTGGGTGGAGGATGAAGATGAAACAATGCCACCAGGCGACGCTTCTCAAACTGGGTTCAACTTTGGAGGGAATGGCATGCCAACTGTCCCATCTGGTGGATTCAACTTCAGCTAG
- the LOC117629879 gene encoding GATA transcription factor 17-like — protein MMNWGRRFVALDSVLGRKEPFPQAMNGNKKRCSDCMTTETPLWRGGPAGPKSLCNACGIRHRKRGIPTVSLMSKAPKRRKEKICGGSSSTITTTYNIAASATYNNASATTAKSTFGSGGGGINLNEPPQVRFVGFGEEVFLQDSQAEGEGEKQSQWREWGEVEQAAVCLLAMSCDSVFA, from the exons ATGATGAATTGGGGGAGAAGATTTGTGGCTTTAGATAGTGTTTTGGGGAGAAAG GAACCATTTCCTCAAGCTATGAATGGGAACAAGAAGCGCTGCTCCGACTGCATGACCACTGAGACACCCTTGTGGAGAGGTGGCCCAGCTGGGCCCAAG TCACTGTGCAATGCATGTGGGATCAGACACAGGAAGAGAGGAATTCCTACTGTGAGCTTGATGAGCAAAGCGCCAAAgaggaggaaagagaaaatatgTGGCGGTAGTAGCAGTACTATCACAACCACATATAATATTGCTGCTTCTGCCACATACAATAATGCTTCTGCCACAACAGCCAAAAGCACTtttggtagtggtggtggtggcatAAATTTGAATGAGCCTCCTCAGGTGAGGTTTGTGGGTTTTGGCGAGGAGGTGTTTTTGCAAGACTCGCAGGCagagggggagggggagaAACAGAGCCAGTGGAGGGAGTGGGGAGAGGTGGAACAAGCAGCTGTGTGTTTGCTGGCTATGTCATGTGACTCTGTTTTTGCATGA
- the LOC117632514 gene encoding exonuclease DPD1, chloroplastic/mitochondrial → MRTVSMCFSSFSQVPRCRIYNLAHFWSERFHNLSRTCGYNSSSKLYDSKIYVLDGGNSRKWTRRSVTTNTQGRNKSGQCSDPRKLRQEILDVTVSTSATLNLNKIETSQYQQIQHVDIRQLIAQNKDLASLVTVIAFDTETTGFSREKDHIIEIALQDLQGGENSAFQTLVNPERRVLNSHIHGITTNMVNRPDVPRMEDLIPILLKYVKSRQKPGGCVLFVAHNARTFDVPFLCNAFRRCGVDIPSDWLFKDTLPMGREAMKSEGSKPSSRSISLQALREHLGIPLDGSAHRAMSDVKVLAAVFQRLTYMLKLPLASLVEDAFTASEIGTPKKKSSR, encoded by the exons ATGAGAACAGTTTCAATgtgcttctcttctttttcgcAAGTTCCCAGATGCAGAATTTATAACTTAGCTCATTTTTGGAGTGAACGTTTCCACAATTTGAGTAGGACTTGTGGATACAATTCTAGCTCTAAGCTATATGATTCCAAAATTTATGTGCTTGATGGAGGAAACAGTAGGAAATGGACTAGAAGATCTGTAACTACAAACACACAAGGAAGAAACAAAAGTGGCCAGTGCAGTGATCCCAGAAAACTTAGGCAAGAAATTTTGGATGTAACGGTTTCAACAAGTGCTACtctaaatttaaataaaattgaaacaagTCAATACCAACAGATTCAACACGTTGACATTCGACAATTGATTGCTCAGAATAAAGATTTAGCCAGCCTAGTGACAGTTATTGCTTTTGATACTGAGACTACTGGGTTTAGCAGAGAGAAAGATCATATAATAGAGATTGCACTTCAAGATCTTCAAGGGGGTGAAAACAGTGCTTTCCAGACATTGGTAAACCCTGAACGCAGAGTTCTAAATTCACACATTCATGGAATTacaacaaatatggtcaacaGACCTGATGTTCCGAG GATGGAGGACCTAATACCAATCTTACTCAAGTATGTCAAAAGCCGTCAAAAACCGGGAGGCTGTGTGTTGTTTGTTGCTCACAATGCTCGTACTTTTGATGTACCCTTTCTTTGTAATGCGTTCCGGCGTTGTGGTGTAGATATTCCTTCGGATTGGCTATTTAAGGATACCCTTCCTATGGGACGTGAAGCAATGAAGTCTGAAG GATCAAAGCCTTCTTCAAGAAGCATATCATTGCAAGCCCTTCGTGAGCACCTTGGGATTCCATTGGATGGTTCGGCTCACAGAGCCATGTCAGACGTGAAGGTGCTGGCAGCAGTTTTTCAAAGGTTGACTTATATGCTGAAACTCCCGCTTGCTAGCCTTGTTGAAGATGCTTTCACAGCCTCAGAAATTGGCACtccaaagaagaagagttCCAGATAG